Proteins encoded together in one Mycolicibacter minnesotensis window:
- a CDS encoding DUF732 domain-containing protein: protein MRGFVRGAGAGALGLIATAGLAAPAQASPVDTTFLTDLAVAGIPVSDPTTTAALGQSICPMLKEPAGTAASVAAPIAGMGGGPSMSPQMAQLFTEIAVQIYCPQMLSQLATGQVPDLPQIPGMSVGIPGLSGGIPAIPAIPRF, encoded by the coding sequence ATGCGAGGCTTCGTGAGAGGCGCGGGCGCAGGAGCCCTAGGCCTTATCGCCACCGCAGGATTGGCGGCGCCGGCGCAGGCAAGCCCGGTCGACACCACATTCCTCACCGATCTGGCTGTGGCCGGCATCCCGGTCAGCGACCCGACCACCACCGCAGCCCTCGGCCAGTCCATCTGCCCGATGCTGAAAGAGCCCGCGGGTACCGCTGCATCAGTGGCGGCCCCCATCGCCGGGATGGGCGGCGGCCCCAGCATGTCACCACAGATGGCACAGCTGTTCACCGAGATTGCGGTCCAGATCTACTGCCCTCAGATGCTGTCCCAGCTGGCCACCGGCCAGGTGCCGGACCTCCCCCAGATCCCCGGGATGTCCGTCGGCATCCCCGGCCTCTCCGGTGGCATCCCGGCCATACCTGCCATCCCCCGATTCTGA
- a CDS encoding NADH:flavin oxidoreductase produces MPVPDVFSPAKLGPITLRNRIIKAATFENRTPNALASDDLVEYHRLPAAGGVGMTTVAYCAVSQGGRTSNDGLWMRPEAVAGLRRLTDAVHAEGALVSAQIGHAGPVADARSNKARALAPVRFFNPIGMRFAKKATRDDIDQVIAQHADAARYAVDAGFDAVEIHLGHNYLASSFLSPLINRRSDEFGGSLSNRAKVARGIVEAVHRAVGGQIAVTAKLNMADGVRGGINLDESLTTAKWLQDDGGLDALELTAGSSLVNPMYLFRGHAPVKEFAKVFPPPLSWGMRMTGNKFLREYPYTDAYLLDNARLFRAELSMPLILLGGVTNRATMDQAMAEGFEFVAMARALLAEPDLVNRIAAESSTLSECIHCNQCMPTIYERTHCVVTGAPDVTR; encoded by the coding sequence ATGCCCGTTCCCGACGTCTTCAGTCCCGCGAAGCTCGGCCCGATCACGTTGCGCAACCGGATCATCAAGGCTGCGACGTTCGAGAACCGCACGCCCAACGCACTGGCCTCCGACGACCTCGTCGAATATCACCGGCTCCCGGCCGCCGGCGGCGTCGGCATGACCACCGTCGCCTACTGCGCGGTCTCGCAGGGCGGGCGCACCTCCAACGACGGGCTGTGGATGCGCCCGGAGGCGGTCGCCGGGCTGCGCCGACTCACGGACGCGGTACACGCCGAGGGAGCCCTGGTCAGCGCTCAGATCGGCCATGCCGGCCCGGTCGCCGACGCACGCTCCAACAAGGCCCGCGCCCTGGCCCCGGTGCGGTTCTTCAACCCGATCGGCATGCGTTTCGCCAAGAAGGCCACCCGCGACGACATCGACCAGGTCATCGCTCAGCACGCCGACGCCGCCCGCTACGCCGTAGACGCCGGATTCGACGCCGTCGAGATCCATCTGGGCCACAACTACCTGGCGAGTTCGTTTCTGAGCCCGCTGATCAACCGCCGCTCCGACGAGTTCGGCGGGTCGCTGTCCAACCGCGCCAAAGTGGCCCGCGGCATCGTCGAAGCGGTTCATCGCGCGGTGGGCGGCCAGATCGCAGTGACGGCCAAGCTGAATATGGCCGACGGCGTTCGCGGCGGTATCAACCTGGACGAGTCGCTGACCACCGCGAAGTGGTTGCAGGACGACGGCGGTCTGGACGCATTGGAGCTGACCGCCGGCAGTTCCCTGGTCAACCCGATGTATCTGTTCCGCGGGCACGCCCCGGTCAAAGAGTTCGCCAAGGTCTTTCCCCCGCCGTTGAGCTGGGGCATGCGGATGACCGGCAACAAGTTCCTGCGCGAATATCCCTACACCGACGCCTACCTGCTGGATAACGCGCGACTGTTCCGCGCTGAGCTGTCGATGCCGCTGATCCTGCTGGGCGGGGTCACCAACCGCGCAACGATGGATCAGGCCATGGCCGAAGGGTTCGAATTCGTGGCGATGGCACGGGCGTTGCTGGCCGAGCCTGACCTGGTCAACCGGATCGCCGCCGAGTCGTCGACGCTCTCGGAATGCATCCACTGCAACCAGTGCATGCCGACGATCTATGAACGCACGCACTGCGTCGTTACCGGCGCACCGGACGTAACTCGCTAG
- a CDS encoding DUF742 domain-containing protein yields MDSPEQWARPRAPEIPAAPDPPDTEASLVRPYTLTAGRTHTDVLLPLEAPVQTLRVAQPNQWPVSDPRGRIVELCQGSPSVAEISARLNLPLGVARVLVGDLVTSGYLRVRATLTEASTRDERRDLIGRTLRGLRALG; encoded by the coding sequence ATGGACAGCCCCGAGCAATGGGCCCGGCCCCGGGCGCCGGAGATCCCCGCGGCCCCCGACCCGCCCGACACTGAGGCCAGTCTGGTCCGGCCGTACACGCTGACGGCCGGACGAACCCACACCGACGTACTGTTACCGCTGGAAGCTCCGGTGCAGACCCTGCGGGTGGCGCAGCCCAACCAGTGGCCGGTCAGCGATCCGCGCGGCCGGATCGTGGAACTCTGCCAGGGGTCACCGTCGGTCGCCGAGATCTCGGCGCGGCTCAACCTGCCGCTGGGCGTCGCTCGGGTGCTGGTGGGTGACCTGGTCACGTCCGGATACCTTCGGGTGCGGGCCACGCTGACCGAGGCTTCCACCCGGGACGAACGGCGAGACCTGATAGGAAGGACGCTTCGTGGCCTACGAGCGCTGGGATAG
- a CDS encoding PE-PPE domain-containing protein — MKVSPTFRSLGVAALAVSSAAAVIAPPVAAASTSGAPTLTADVALLDNVALIMGGTGTPIPGMWDFTWASKYLTHLGYGDYTMQGVFTPEGLYPGTGVKSLPLATSVDQGAQMLDWTLRDRIADGDNVVVYGVSQSAVLSSVEMSRLLESGNAPDPDQLSFVLIANEMFPNGGLLSRFAVPEVPLYIAPLGIEFYGGTPDTPYATDIYIAEYDGFADFPRYPLNLLSTLNAVLGIAFVHGPGYAQPDSIDSAQLLLGSTDYDGPLVLPDGVSAALNTNYYMIPTEILPLLQPLLGIPVFGEPLYDLLEPVTRILVDLGYGNVDTYVDGVLTHGGWDQGPANVLTNYGVFPEDIDVFALLNSLAQGAQQGFNDFIYDLGHLSLDGPTDALGALFSPTDFALPSLSEVVNTFSSAASTLYSVLLPTADVFNSLLTTMPAYNISMFLNAFQGDDDLLTMLTNAIGLPLAADFGMIPTAIGFELLSVLGAVQSIANDFTDLFSA, encoded by the coding sequence ATGAAGGTCAGCCCCACGTTCCGTTCACTCGGTGTAGCAGCGCTGGCCGTGTCCAGTGCTGCTGCGGTGATCGCCCCGCCGGTCGCGGCGGCCTCGACTTCCGGGGCGCCGACCCTGACTGCCGACGTGGCGCTGCTGGACAACGTGGCCCTGATCATGGGTGGCACCGGAACCCCCATCCCGGGGATGTGGGACTTCACCTGGGCCAGCAAATACCTGACCCACCTCGGGTACGGCGACTACACCATGCAGGGCGTCTTCACGCCCGAGGGCCTGTACCCGGGTACCGGTGTCAAGAGCCTTCCGCTGGCCACCTCGGTCGACCAGGGAGCGCAGATGCTCGACTGGACGCTGCGCGACCGCATCGCCGACGGTGACAACGTCGTGGTCTACGGCGTTTCCCAGAGCGCCGTGCTGTCCTCTGTCGAGATGAGCCGGCTGCTCGAATCCGGCAACGCCCCCGATCCCGACCAGCTGTCTTTCGTCTTGATTGCCAATGAGATGTTCCCCAACGGCGGCCTGCTGTCGCGCTTCGCGGTGCCGGAAGTGCCGCTCTACATCGCGCCCCTGGGGATCGAGTTCTACGGCGGCACGCCCGACACCCCGTACGCGACCGACATCTACATCGCGGAGTACGACGGATTCGCCGACTTCCCCCGCTACCCGCTCAACCTGCTGTCCACGCTCAACGCGGTCCTGGGGATCGCGTTCGTGCACGGCCCCGGCTACGCCCAGCCGGACTCCATCGACAGTGCGCAGCTGTTGCTCGGATCGACCGACTACGACGGCCCCCTGGTTCTGCCCGACGGGGTCTCGGCCGCCTTGAACACCAACTACTACATGATCCCGACAGAGATCCTGCCGCTACTGCAGCCGCTGCTGGGCATCCCGGTCTTCGGCGAGCCGCTCTATGACCTGCTGGAGCCGGTCACCCGGATCCTCGTTGACCTGGGTTACGGAAATGTCGACACCTACGTTGACGGGGTCCTGACCCACGGTGGCTGGGACCAGGGGCCGGCGAACGTCCTCACCAACTACGGCGTGTTCCCCGAGGACATCGACGTCTTCGCCCTGCTGAACTCGCTGGCGCAGGGCGCGCAGCAGGGATTCAACGACTTCATCTACGACCTCGGACACCTCTCGCTGGACGGCCCGACCGATGCCCTCGGTGCCCTGTTCTCCCCGACGGACTTCGCGCTGCCCAGCCTCAGCGAGGTCGTCAACACGTTCTCCAGTGCGGCTTCCACGCTGTATTCGGTGCTGCTGCCGACCGCGGATGTCTTCAACTCGTTGCTGACCACGATGCCCGCCTACAACATCAGCATGTTCCTGAACGCCTTCCAGGGCGATGACGACCTGCTGACCATGCTGACCAACGCCATTGGACTTCCACTCGCGGCCGACTTCGGCATGATTCCCACCGCCATCGGGTTCGAATTGCTCAGTGTTCTCGGTGCGGTTCAGTCGATCGCCAACGACTTCACGGATCTGTTCAGCGCCTGA
- a CDS encoding roadblock/LC7 domain-containing protein gives MTFPTDSSAHRRAAEGSLDWLVSNFAREVRGVSHAVLVSVDGLTVAASEHLPTERADQLAAVASGLASLATGASQLFEGGRVLQSVVEMEHGYLLLMRVGDGSHLATLASTSCDIGQIGYEMAVLVERVGAVVQSARRSAQARGAHS, from the coding sequence ATGACATTCCCCACCGATTCCAGCGCGCATCGCCGTGCCGCCGAAGGCTCGTTGGACTGGCTGGTGTCCAACTTCGCCCGTGAGGTGCGCGGGGTGTCGCATGCGGTGCTGGTGTCGGTCGACGGCCTGACGGTTGCAGCCAGCGAGCATCTGCCCACCGAGCGCGCCGACCAGTTGGCCGCGGTGGCCTCCGGGTTGGCCAGCCTGGCCACCGGGGCGTCCCAGTTGTTCGAGGGCGGTCGGGTTTTGCAGTCGGTGGTGGAGATGGAGCACGGCTACCTGCTGTTGATGCGGGTCGGAGACGGCTCGCACCTGGCGACATTGGCCAGCACGTCGTGCGACATCGGTCAGATCGGATACGAGATGGCGGTACTGGTGGAGCGGGTCGGCGCGGTGGTCCAGTCCGCACGCCGATCGGCGCAGGCGCGGGGCGCCCACTCGTGA
- a CDS encoding GTP-binding protein, translating to MVIAGGFGVGKTTFVGTVSEIMPLRTEALVTDASVGVDTLEATPDKRTTTVAMDFGRLTLADDLVLYLFGTPGQRRFWFMWDDLVRGAIGAIILVDCRRLEDSFAAVDFFEHRNLPFLIAVNEFDGAPRYPVAAVRKALALAEHIPVIAVDARDPRSARDALIAISEYALSTLAPQA from the coding sequence ATCGTCATCGCCGGTGGATTCGGGGTCGGCAAGACCACGTTCGTCGGCACCGTCTCGGAGATCATGCCGTTGCGTACCGAGGCTCTGGTCACCGACGCATCGGTCGGCGTCGACACCCTGGAGGCCACCCCGGACAAGCGGACCACCACGGTCGCGATGGACTTCGGCCGACTCACACTCGCCGACGACCTGGTGCTGTACCTGTTCGGCACGCCGGGCCAGCGCCGGTTCTGGTTCATGTGGGACGACTTGGTGCGTGGCGCGATCGGCGCGATCATCCTGGTCGACTGCCGCCGACTGGAGGACAGCTTCGCTGCCGTGGATTTCTTCGAGCACCGCAATCTGCCGTTCCTGATCGCGGTCAACGAGTTCGACGGCGCGCCGCGGTACCCCGTCGCCGCAGTGCGCAAGGCGCTGGCTTTGGCCGAACACATCCCGGTGATCGCCGTCGACGCCCGCGACCCCCGTTCGGCCCGTGACGCTCTCATCGCGATCAGCGAATACGCCCTGTCCACCCTGGCGCCGCAGGCTTGA
- a CDS encoding pentapeptide repeat-containing protein, with product MTAATEWVGQEFVGHDFRDADLSRLRTERVVFDHCDFTGADLGESVHQGSAFRNCHFERASLWHSEFTQCSMLGSQFIQCRMRPLVFDEVDFTLAGLGGADLRTVDLRGCRLRETNLVEADLRKAVLCGADLTGARTIGTRLDEADLRGARVDPTLWTTASLTGTRIDIAQAITYAAAHGLRLDGAADA from the coding sequence TTGACCGCCGCCACTGAGTGGGTCGGCCAGGAATTCGTCGGCCACGACTTTCGCGACGCTGACCTGTCGCGGTTGCGCACCGAACGGGTGGTGTTCGACCACTGCGACTTCACCGGTGCCGACCTGGGCGAGTCGGTGCACCAGGGGTCGGCTTTCCGCAACTGTCACTTTGAGCGGGCTTCGTTGTGGCACAGCGAGTTCACCCAGTGCAGCATGCTGGGATCGCAGTTCATCCAGTGCCGGATGCGGCCGTTGGTCTTCGACGAGGTGGACTTCACCCTGGCCGGACTCGGTGGCGCTGATCTGCGGACGGTGGACTTGCGCGGCTGCCGGTTACGCGAGACCAATCTGGTCGAGGCCGACCTGCGCAAAGCGGTGCTGTGTGGTGCCGACCTGACCGGCGCGCGCACCATCGGCACCCGGCTGGACGAGGCGGATCTGCGTGGCGCACGGGTCGACCCGACGTTGTGGACCACGGCATCGCTGACTGGCACCCGGATCGACATCGCTCAGGCGATCACCTATGCCGCCGCCCACGGGCTGCGGCTGGACGGCGCTGCGGACGCATGA
- a CDS encoding ATP-binding cassette domain-containing protein — MSHPAPPVLTVRYDGSQGTFSAGHDVVIGRDLRADVRIPHPLVSRAHLLLRFEQGRWLGVDNGSLNGIYVNGQRVPVVEIRDGQAVSLGNPDGPRVSFEVGRHQGQAGRPPQTVSIQVPQPGIARPSRPPQSQGWPSPPVQQPYRPPTGPAPYPPPPPAAPRPPVYPAGPSGPVGEPAALRPNYQPAPAEVFQPQQSATRMAPVSATPPEAGSIATRMIDILRPSSASAPNAPAGALTIGRAIDNDVVISDVLASRHHAMLVPTPLGTEIRDSRSINGTFVNGVRIGSAILSEGDVVTIGNVDLELHGGTLVRRTDSTPGSGGLEVRDVCFDVEGGKRLLNNISLNARPGTLTAIIGGSGAGKTTLARLIAGYTSPSSGITLFEGHNIHSDYASLRSRIGMVPQDDVVHRQLTVNQALGYAAELRLPPDSSQADRDQAVARVLEELEMTKHAETRVDKLSGGQRKRASVALELLTGPSLLLLDEPTSGLDPALDRQVMLMLRGLADAGRVVMVVTHSVAYLDVCDQILLLAPGGKMAYCGPPKEVFPAMGADNWADIFANVGADPDEANRRFLERDGGQRSSAAVAETPPADLGKPAATSLLKQLSTIARRQIRLIVSDRGYSIFLALLPFIVGILSLTVEGSHGLGIPGPDAPTEPRYIMVLLNIGAVFMGTALTIRDLIGERPIFRREQAVGLSTVAYLLAKIAVFCVFATIQAAIATTIVVVGKGGPARDAVLLGSVNFELFLGVAGTCVASAILGLALSAFAQSNEQIMPMLVVSIMSQLVLSSGMIPVGGRTGLDQLSWLTPARWGYAAGGSTVDFNTLMNAPQIPKDRLWDHTRGIWLLDMGMLALLSVCYSLLVWWKIRLKR; from the coding sequence ATGAGTCACCCAGCCCCGCCGGTGCTGACCGTCCGTTACGACGGATCACAAGGCACGTTCTCCGCAGGCCACGACGTTGTCATCGGACGTGACCTGCGCGCTGACGTGCGGATCCCCCATCCCCTGGTGTCGCGGGCTCACCTACTTCTGCGCTTCGAGCAGGGTCGGTGGCTGGGTGTCGACAATGGCTCCCTCAACGGGATCTACGTCAACGGCCAGCGAGTACCGGTGGTCGAGATCCGCGATGGACAGGCCGTGAGCCTCGGCAACCCGGACGGGCCGCGGGTCTCCTTCGAGGTGGGACGGCACCAGGGCCAGGCCGGCCGGCCTCCGCAGACCGTCTCGATCCAGGTCCCCCAGCCCGGCATCGCACGCCCGAGCCGGCCGCCGCAGTCGCAGGGTTGGCCCTCACCGCCAGTCCAACAGCCCTACCGGCCGCCCACGGGACCGGCGCCCTACCCCCCACCACCACCGGCGGCGCCCCGACCACCGGTCTACCCGGCCGGCCCCTCCGGCCCCGTAGGCGAACCAGCGGCGCTGCGTCCGAACTATCAGCCGGCGCCCGCAGAGGTGTTCCAGCCCCAACAGTCGGCCACCCGGATGGCACCGGTATCGGCGACGCCGCCGGAGGCCGGCAGCATCGCCACCCGAATGATCGACATCCTGAGGCCCTCCTCGGCGTCAGCACCCAACGCGCCGGCCGGAGCGCTGACCATCGGCCGCGCCATCGACAACGACGTGGTGATCTCCGACGTGCTGGCCTCGCGGCACCACGCCATGCTGGTTCCGACACCGCTGGGCACTGAGATCCGCGACAGCCGGAGCATCAACGGAACATTCGTCAACGGCGTCCGCATCGGCTCGGCGATCCTGTCCGAGGGCGACGTCGTCACCATCGGCAACGTCGACCTGGAACTTCACGGCGGCACTCTGGTGCGTCGCACCGATTCCACCCCCGGCAGCGGCGGCCTTGAGGTCCGCGATGTCTGTTTCGACGTCGAGGGCGGCAAGCGGCTGCTCAACAACATCTCCCTCAACGCCCGGCCGGGCACCCTCACCGCGATCATCGGTGGCTCGGGTGCGGGCAAGACCACCCTGGCCCGGCTGATCGCCGGCTACACCAGCCCCAGTTCCGGAATCACTCTCTTCGAGGGACACAACATCCATTCCGACTACGCCTCGCTGCGCAGCAGAATCGGGATGGTCCCCCAGGACGACGTGGTGCACCGCCAGCTGACCGTCAACCAGGCACTGGGCTACGCAGCCGAGCTACGGCTACCGCCCGACAGCAGCCAAGCCGACCGCGATCAGGCGGTCGCTCGGGTGCTCGAGGAACTCGAGATGACCAAGCACGCCGAGACTCGGGTGGACAAGCTCTCCGGCGGTCAGCGCAAACGTGCCTCGGTGGCGTTGGAGCTGCTGACGGGGCCCTCGTTGCTGCTGCTCGACGAACCGACATCCGGTCTGGACCCGGCACTGGACCGTCAGGTCATGCTGATGCTGCGCGGCCTTGCCGATGCCGGTCGTGTGGTCATGGTGGTCACCCACTCGGTGGCCTACCTCGATGTCTGCGACCAGATTCTGTTGCTCGCTCCCGGCGGCAAGATGGCCTATTGCGGTCCGCCCAAAGAAGTCTTCCCGGCCATGGGCGCCGACAACTGGGCCGACATCTTCGCCAACGTGGGTGCCGACCCCGACGAAGCCAACCGGCGCTTCCTGGAACGCGACGGCGGCCAGCGGTCCTCTGCGGCGGTAGCCGAGACACCGCCGGCCGACCTCGGCAAGCCGGCGGCCACCAGCCTGCTCAAACAGCTCTCGACGATCGCGCGCCGCCAGATCCGGCTGATCGTCTCCGACCGTGGCTACTCGATCTTCCTGGCACTGCTGCCCTTCATCGTGGGCATTTTGTCGCTGACCGTCGAAGGCAGCCATGGACTGGGCATACCCGGCCCCGATGCGCCCACCGAACCGCGCTACATCATGGTGCTGCTCAATATCGGCGCTGTTTTCATGGGTACCGCGCTGACCATCCGAGATCTGATCGGCGAACGCCCGATCTTCCGAAGAGAGCAGGCCGTCGGACTGTCGACGGTGGCCTACCTGCTCGCCAAGATCGCGGTGTTCTGCGTGTTCGCCACGATCCAGGCCGCCATCGCCACCACGATCGTGGTGGTGGGCAAGGGCGGCCCCGCACGCGACGCAGTGCTGTTGGGCAGCGTGAATTTCGAGCTGTTCCTCGGGGTGGCCGGCACCTGTGTGGCCTCGGCGATTCTCGGCTTGGCGCTGTCGGCATTCGCGCAGTCCAACGAGCAGATCATGCCGATGCTGGTGGTGTCGATCATGTCGCAGCTGGTGCTGTCCAGCGGAATGATCCCGGTCGGCGGCCGGACCGGCCTCGATCAGTTGTCCTGGCTCACCCCGGCGCGCTGGGGATACGCGGCGGGCGGGTCGACCGTCGACTTCAACACCCTGATGAATGCGCCGCAGATCCCCAAAGACCGGCTATGGGACCACACCAGGGGGATCTGGCTGCTCGACATGGGGATGCTGGCGTTGCTGTCGGTGTGCTACAGCCTGCTGGTGTGGTGGAAGATCCGGCTCAAGCGTTAG
- a CDS encoding bifunctional methylenetetrahydrofolate dehydrogenase/methenyltetrahydrofolate cyclohydrolase — MGAITLDGKATRDEIFVDLQARVAALSAQGRTPGLGTILVGDDPGSHAYVRGKHADCAKVGITSIRRDLPADCSPAQLNDTIDELNANDECTGYIVQLPLPKHLDENAALERVDPAKDADGLHPTNLGRLVLGTPAALPCTPRGIVHLLRRYEVPIAGAHVVVIGRGVTVGRPLGLLLTRRSENATVTLCHTGTRDLAELTRQADIIVAAVGVPHMLTADMVRPGAAIVDVGVSRTDAGLVGDVHPDVWEVAGHVSPNPGGVGPLTRAFLLTNVVERVESTL, encoded by the coding sequence GTGGGTGCAATAACGTTGGACGGCAAGGCTACGCGCGACGAGATCTTCGTCGACCTTCAGGCACGAGTGGCGGCGCTGTCCGCCCAAGGACGCACGCCGGGATTGGGCACGATCCTGGTCGGGGATGACCCCGGCTCGCACGCCTACGTGCGTGGCAAGCACGCCGACTGCGCCAAGGTGGGTATCACCTCGATTCGCCGGGACCTGCCGGCGGATTGCAGTCCGGCCCAGCTCAACGACACCATCGACGAGCTGAACGCCAACGATGAATGCACCGGATACATCGTGCAGTTGCCGCTGCCCAAGCACCTTGATGAGAACGCCGCACTTGAGCGAGTCGATCCGGCGAAGGATGCGGATGGGCTGCATCCGACCAACCTGGGTCGGTTGGTGCTGGGCACCCCGGCGGCGTTGCCGTGCACCCCGCGCGGCATCGTGCACCTGTTGCGCCGTTACGAGGTGCCGATCGCCGGTGCGCATGTCGTCGTGATTGGCCGCGGCGTGACGGTCGGTCGTCCGCTGGGGTTGCTGCTGACCCGCCGCTCGGAGAATGCCACCGTCACGCTGTGCCACACCGGGACCCGTGATCTGGCGGAGCTCACCCGTCAGGCCGACATCATCGTGGCCGCGGTCGGGGTACCGCACATGCTCACCGCCGACATGGTGCGTCCGGGCGCGGCCATCGTCGACGTCGGGGTGTCGCGTACTGACGCCGGGCTGGTCGGCGACGTCCACCCCGACGTGTGGGAGGTGGCCGGTCACGTGTCACCCAACCCGGGCGGCGTGGGCCCGCTGACCCGGGCATTCCTGCTGACCAACGTGGTGGAACGGGTCGAGAGCACGCTGTGA
- a CDS encoding cyclopropane mycolic acid synthase family methyltransferase yields MQTKLTPHFDDVQAHYDLSDDFFRLFLDPTQTYSCAYFERDDMSLEEAQIAKIDLALGKLGLQPGMTLLDIGCGWGATMRRALQRHDVNVIGLTLSRNQATHVESVFDRMNGRRTKRVLLEGWENFGEPVDRIVSIGAFEHFGHERYDDFFAMAYEALPADGVMLLHTITGLTLPQMTARGMPLTFSMARFIKFIATEIFPGGRLPTIEMVEEHSARAGFTLTRRQSLQPHYARTLDCWAAALERNRDRAIEVQGREVYDRYMHYLTGCANGFRTGYIDVNQFTLQKSAR; encoded by the coding sequence ATGCAAACAAAACTGACACCGCATTTCGATGACGTGCAGGCTCACTACGACCTGTCTGACGATTTTTTCCGACTCTTTCTCGACCCGACCCAGACCTACAGCTGCGCCTACTTCGAACGTGACGACATGTCCCTGGAAGAGGCGCAGATCGCCAAGATCGATCTGGCGCTGGGCAAGCTGGGATTGCAACCAGGCATGACGCTGCTCGACATCGGTTGTGGCTGGGGCGCCACCATGCGGCGCGCGCTTCAACGTCACGACGTCAACGTCATCGGCCTGACCTTGAGCAGGAATCAGGCCACCCATGTGGAGTCCGTCTTCGACCGCATGAACGGCAGGCGCACCAAGCGAGTACTGCTCGAGGGGTGGGAGAACTTCGGCGAACCGGTGGACCGAATCGTGTCCATCGGGGCCTTCGAACACTTCGGGCACGAGCGCTACGACGACTTCTTCGCCATGGCCTACGAGGCCTTGCCGGCCGATGGCGTGATGCTGCTGCACACCATCACCGGCCTGACGTTGCCGCAGATGACCGCGCGCGGCATGCCGCTGACGTTCTCGATGGCCCGCTTCATCAAGTTCATCGCCACCGAGATCTTCCCCGGCGGCCGCTTGCCCACCATCGAGATGGTCGAGGAGCATTCGGCCCGAGCGGGTTTCACCCTGACCCGCAGGCAGTCACTGCAGCCGCACTACGCACGGACCCTCGACTGCTGGGCGGCCGCCCTGGAGCGCAACAGGGACAGGGCCATCGAAGTCCAGGGCCGCGAGGTCTATGACAGGTACATGCATTACCTGACGGGCTGTGCCAACGGCTTTCGGACCGGCTACATCGACGTCAACCAGTTCACCCTGCAGAAGTCGGCCCGGTGA
- a CDS encoding DUF3017 domain-containing protein, which translates to MKSVGVRRVIAAQWPILLVGLIFAAAFILAGANFWRRGALLIGIGTGVAAALRLVLSEDRAGLLVLRDRGLDFATMTTAATVMLYVAATIDPLGTS; encoded by the coding sequence GTGAAGTCCGTCGGCGTCCGTCGGGTGATCGCCGCGCAGTGGCCGATCCTGCTGGTCGGGCTGATCTTCGCGGCGGCGTTCATACTGGCCGGGGCGAACTTCTGGCGGCGCGGCGCGCTGCTGATCGGGATCGGCACCGGGGTGGCCGCCGCGCTGAGGTTGGTGCTCTCCGAGGACCGGGCCGGGTTGCTGGTGCTACGTGACCGGGGCCTGGACTTCGCGACGATGACGACGGCGGCCACGGTGATGCTCTACGTGGCCGCGACGATCGATCCGCTCGGTACCAGCTAA